Proteins encoded within one genomic window of Rubritalea squalenifaciens DSM 18772:
- a CDS encoding argininosuccinate synthase yields MKIVVAYSGGLDTSVLLKWLKDKYNAEVIAYCADVGQAEELDGLEAKALATGASKCYIGDLKEEFASDFIFPMFQGNALYEGRYLLGTSIARPCITKGMMEVAIKEGADAIAHGATGKGNDQVRFELSAAALAPDIKCIAPWRDDEFRAQFPGRAEMIAYAEENNIPVKASMKKPYSMDRNLLHISFEAGNMEDTWHDASGEEDKDMYVLSVSPEEAPDTPEYVQFLFEKGNVIGLQYEGIDALIAELGDVKAEGTQDGYTLLNPYGVMRVLNALGGKHGIGRIDIVENRFVGMKSRGVYETPGGTILLAAHQDLETLTMDREAQALRDSLIPKYSQLIYNGFWYSPEREALQALITSTQQTVSGEVRLKLYKGNCIQAGRKSPLSLYDEDVATMEGGAEEAYNQNDASGFIALNALRLKASARQKQGK; encoded by the coding sequence ATGAAAATCGTCGTCGCATATTCAGGAGGTCTCGACACCTCCGTCCTCCTCAAATGGCTCAAAGACAAGTACAACGCTGAGGTAATCGCCTACTGTGCAGACGTAGGCCAGGCCGAAGAACTCGATGGCCTCGAAGCCAAGGCTCTCGCTACCGGTGCTTCCAAATGCTACATCGGTGACCTGAAGGAAGAATTTGCCAGCGATTTCATTTTCCCAATGTTCCAGGGCAACGCCCTCTACGAAGGCCGTTACCTCCTCGGCACCTCCATCGCCCGCCCATGCATCACCAAGGGCATGATGGAAGTCGCTATCAAGGAAGGTGCAGATGCCATCGCTCACGGTGCCACCGGTAAAGGTAACGACCAAGTTCGCTTCGAACTCTCAGCCGCCGCCCTTGCACCAGACATCAAGTGCATCGCCCCATGGCGTGACGATGAGTTCCGCGCTCAGTTCCCAGGCCGCGCTGAAATGATCGCTTACGCTGAGGAGAACAACATCCCCGTGAAAGCTTCCATGAAGAAGCCATACTCCATGGACCGCAACTTGCTCCACATCTCCTTCGAGGCTGGCAACATGGAAGACACCTGGCACGATGCCTCCGGCGAGGAAGACAAAGACATGTATGTTCTCTCCGTTTCTCCTGAAGAAGCTCCAGACACTCCTGAGTACGTGCAGTTCCTCTTTGAGAAAGGCAACGTCATCGGCCTCCAGTACGAGGGCATTGACGCACTCATCGCTGAACTTGGCGACGTAAAGGCTGAAGGCACACAGGACGGCTACACCCTACTCAACCCATACGGCGTGATGCGCGTACTCAACGCCCTCGGTGGCAAGCACGGCATTGGTCGTATCGACATCGTGGAAAACCGCTTCGTCGGCATGAAGTCCCGCGGCGTGTACGAGACACCAGGCGGCACCATCCTGCTTGCAGCTCACCAGGATCTTGAGACTCTCACCATGGACCGTGAGGCTCAGGCGTTGCGCGACAGCCTCATTCCTAAGTACTCACAGCTCATCTACAACGGATTCTGGTACTCTCCAGAGCGTGAGGCCCTCCAGGCCCTCATCACCTCCACCCAGCAGACTGTCTCTGGAGAAGTTCGCCTCAAGCTATACAAGGGCAACTGCATCCAGGCTGGCCGCAAGTCTCCCCTCTCTCTCTACGACGAGGACGTGGCAACCATGGAAGGTGGCGCCGAGGAAGCCTACAACCAGAACGATGCTTCCGGTTTCATCGCCCTCAACGCACTCCGCCTCAAGGCAAGCGCTCGCCAGAAGCAAGGCAAGTAA
- a CDS encoding DUF420 domain-containing protein — MSEYKEYLQRKPKLAEGRKMKWVAWVLTAVVLILVGMMRRPELKFALPEGVEFSFLPPIHAALNTIVAMALMIAVMAIKAKKVVLHKRAIAVAMTASVLFLLCYVAYHFTTMETIYGDFDKNGKVDDIELARVGIMRGVYLIVLFSHIVLAGVSLPFILYTWIYGMTNQFAKHKKMAKWVFPVWLYVAVTGPVCYFMLKPFY; from the coding sequence ATGTCTGAATACAAAGAGTATCTTCAGCGTAAGCCAAAGCTAGCTGAAGGGCGTAAGATGAAATGGGTAGCCTGGGTGCTGACTGCAGTAGTGCTCATTTTGGTCGGCATGATGCGCAGACCTGAGCTCAAGTTTGCTTTGCCAGAGGGTGTCGAGTTCAGTTTTCTTCCGCCCATTCATGCTGCGCTGAATACCATCGTAGCGATGGCTTTGATGATTGCTGTCATGGCTATCAAGGCGAAGAAGGTGGTCTTGCACAAGCGTGCCATCGCAGTGGCGATGACTGCCTCAGTGCTGTTTTTGCTTTGCTATGTGGCCTATCACTTCACCACCATGGAGACGATCTATGGTGATTTTGATAAGAATGGCAAAGTGGACGATATCGAGCTGGCTCGTGTAGGGATCATGCGTGGCGTCTACTTGATTGTCCTTTTCAGTCACATCGTTTTGGCGGGAGTTAGTCTGCCATTCATTCTCTATACATGGATCTACGGGATGACGAATCAGTTCGCCAAGCACAAGAAGATGGCGAAGTGGGTCTTTCCTGTCTGGCTCTACGTGGCAGTTACGGGGCCGGTTTGCTACTTTATGCTGAAGCCGTTTTACTAG
- a CDS encoding PepSY domain-containing protein, translated as MKIISLYLWLLSTLIIPVFAGDKPDIKALPLSTVASQIESRGYLITEARHDRDLLSSDEWRMKAMKQERHFKLKVKSKTGAILDTDRDGRGKEHPGKNMMPLSAIAQSLEKDGYLLSEVEFKQSNWSIEAYRDGKKWKLQVSPSSADIISRKKG; from the coding sequence ATGAAAATCATCAGCCTATACCTGTGGCTGCTATCCACCCTGATCATCCCCGTCTTTGCGGGAGACAAGCCAGACATTAAAGCTCTGCCGCTATCTACAGTCGCCTCTCAAATTGAAAGCCGCGGTTATCTCATCACCGAGGCACGGCATGACAGAGACCTTCTGAGCAGCGATGAATGGAGAATGAAGGCCATGAAGCAAGAGCGACATTTCAAACTCAAGGTAAAATCAAAAACTGGCGCCATCCTGGATACCGACCGGGACGGCAGAGGCAAAGAACACCCGGGCAAAAACATGATGCCCCTCTCAGCCATTGCACAATCACTTGAGAAAGACGGCTACCTCCTTTCGGAGGTCGAATTCAAGCAATCCAATTGGTCGATCGAAGCCTACCGGGACGGTAAGAAATGGAAGCTCCAGGTCTCCCCCAGCTCTGCAGATATTATCTCGCGCAAGAAAGGCTAA
- a CDS encoding assimilatory sulfite reductase (NADPH) flavoprotein subunit, which produces MIPEHAPFDTNQRAALTALLPTLSPEQRAWLSGFLAASPAGAVVTSAAGGKSLTVLYGTESGNSEGLADKTAKAAKKKGFKVAMKNLADISVEDLKKFENVALIVSTWGDGEPPEAVEGFYKAFMNGAPELKGLKFSICALGDTSYDKFCQTGKDFDDRFESLGAERLVPRQDCDVDFDDAHAAWEKSLFDALGSADAGGAATLAAPVFAPAVEYGRKNPFPAEVLDNVLLNGTGSAKETIHLELDLDGSGLAYEAGDALAVVPVNAEDVVAALLKAAGFTGDEVVTLKGEEPCSLKEAFTYKLDITGLSRAVIKKYQALAKSEELEKLLADDAKDDFKVWTWGREIIDLLENYPVEGLEAQQLVDIMRKLPPRLYSIASSPKAHPGEVHLTVAAVRYHGHGKERKGVASTYIADKAKSGEKVQVYVHSNKNFRLPEDDAKPVIMVGPGTGIAPFRAFIEERGERQAKGDTWLFFGDQRYTFDFLYQLELQDHLKNGALTKLDVAFSRDQPEKVYVQDKMREQGAEIYKWLELGGYFYVCGDAERMAKDVHAALISIVAEHGKMSEDEAVAYVDGLKKDKRYQRDVY; this is translated from the coding sequence ATGATACCAGAACACGCACCTTTCGATACCAATCAGCGCGCTGCATTGACGGCGTTACTGCCGACCCTCTCACCTGAGCAACGCGCTTGGCTGAGTGGATTTTTGGCTGCATCTCCAGCAGGTGCGGTGGTAACTTCAGCCGCAGGCGGCAAGTCTCTGACCGTGCTTTATGGTACAGAGTCTGGCAACAGCGAAGGTCTTGCCGATAAGACAGCAAAGGCTGCGAAGAAGAAAGGTTTCAAGGTCGCGATGAAGAACCTGGCGGATATCTCCGTGGAGGATCTTAAGAAGTTTGAAAACGTGGCTCTTATCGTGAGCACCTGGGGTGACGGTGAGCCACCGGAAGCCGTGGAAGGTTTCTACAAGGCCTTCATGAATGGTGCTCCTGAACTTAAGGGATTGAAGTTCTCAATCTGTGCTCTCGGTGACACCAGCTATGACAAGTTCTGCCAGACAGGTAAGGACTTCGACGATCGTTTTGAATCACTGGGCGCCGAGCGTCTCGTTCCACGTCAGGACTGTGATGTTGATTTCGACGATGCCCATGCTGCTTGGGAAAAGTCACTTTTTGATGCTCTTGGATCTGCAGATGCAGGCGGGGCAGCCACTCTTGCAGCTCCAGTATTTGCTCCAGCAGTAGAATACGGACGTAAGAATCCATTCCCTGCGGAAGTGCTTGATAACGTACTTCTGAACGGTACAGGATCCGCTAAAGAGACAATCCACCTTGAGCTGGATCTAGATGGATCTGGTCTCGCTTATGAAGCTGGTGACGCTCTAGCCGTAGTTCCTGTGAATGCTGAGGACGTAGTAGCTGCACTACTCAAGGCCGCTGGCTTCACTGGTGATGAAGTCGTGACACTCAAGGGTGAAGAACCATGCAGCCTGAAGGAAGCCTTTACTTACAAGCTGGATATCACAGGACTTTCCCGTGCTGTCATCAAGAAGTACCAGGCACTTGCCAAGAGTGAGGAACTCGAGAAGCTGCTTGCAGATGATGCCAAGGATGACTTCAAGGTCTGGACTTGGGGTCGTGAGATCATTGATCTGCTTGAAAACTACCCGGTTGAGGGCCTCGAAGCTCAACAGCTGGTGGACATCATGCGCAAGCTTCCTCCTAGACTTTACTCCATAGCTTCCAGCCCGAAGGCGCACCCAGGTGAAGTGCATCTCACCGTAGCCGCTGTCCGTTATCACGGTCACGGCAAGGAGCGTAAAGGCGTAGCTTCTACCTACATCGCTGACAAAGCAAAGTCTGGTGAGAAGGTGCAGGTCTACGTGCATTCCAATAAGAATTTCCGTCTTCCAGAAGATGATGCTAAGCCTGTCATCATGGTTGGCCCAGGTACTGGTATTGCTCCATTCCGTGCATTCATCGAAGAGCGTGGCGAGCGTCAGGCTAAGGGCGATACCTGGTTGTTCTTCGGCGACCAACGCTACACATTCGATTTCCTCTATCAGCTTGAACTGCAGGATCACCTCAAGAATGGAGCGCTCACCAAGCTGGACGTCGCATTCTCCCGTGACCAGCCGGAGAAAGTCTACGTGCAGGACAAGATGCGCGAGCAAGGCGCCGAGATCTACAAGTGGCTTGAGCTCGGTGGTTACTTCTACGTCTGTGGTGATGCCGAGCGCATGGCAAAGGACGTGCATGCCGCACTCATCTCCATCGTAGCCGAGCACGGCAAGATGAGTGAAGACGAGGCTGTGGCCTACGTGGATGGCCTCAAGAAAGACAAGCGTTACCAGCGTGACGTGTACTAA
- a CDS encoding phosphoadenylyl-sulfate reductase: protein MESTLTEAELIATNMQSRKAGERLAWLYEQYGDRVVASSSFGLQAAVMLHLISEHAPKIPVVFVDTGYLFKETYEYIEQLKNKLNVDLRTYVPELTAARQEALYGKLWEGGADEQQKYAVINKIEPMNRALREIGGDIWLSGVRRAQSSTRKDRSFAEKQTKTTKVYPILDWADAQVNAYFAQNDLPRHPLEAQGYQTMGDWHSTVPVAEGENAEASRFNGQKYECGLHLDSGVQDFQI, encoded by the coding sequence ATGGAAAGCACTCTGACAGAAGCAGAATTGATCGCGACAAACATGCAGTCTCGTAAAGCTGGCGAAAGACTCGCCTGGCTCTACGAACAGTATGGAGATCGTGTGGTTGCAAGTTCCAGCTTTGGATTGCAGGCTGCGGTGATGCTTCACCTCATCAGTGAGCACGCTCCCAAAATTCCTGTTGTGTTCGTAGATACTGGTTACCTCTTTAAGGAGACTTACGAATACATCGAGCAGCTCAAGAACAAGCTGAACGTAGACCTTCGCACCTATGTGCCAGAGCTTACTGCAGCACGCCAAGAGGCGCTCTATGGTAAACTCTGGGAAGGTGGGGCTGATGAGCAGCAGAAGTATGCGGTGATCAACAAGATCGAACCAATGAACCGTGCACTCCGCGAAATCGGCGGTGATATCTGGCTCAGTGGAGTACGTCGTGCTCAATCCAGCACGCGTAAAGATCGCTCTTTTGCGGAAAAGCAGACCAAGACAACCAAGGTCTACCCGATCCTCGATTGGGCGGATGCTCAGGTGAATGCTTACTTCGCTCAGAACGACCTGCCAAGGCATCCGCTGGAAGCTCAAGGTTATCAGACCATGGGTGACTGGCATTCCACAGTGCCGGTGGCTGAGGGTGAGAACGCGGAAGCTTCCCGCTTCAACGGCCAGAAGTATGAATGTGGTCTCCACCTCGATTCCGGGGTTCAGGATTTCCAGATCTAA
- a CDS encoding SCO family protein — protein sequence MEKQNKQIVMIYAGVAMIAVALVVGFAFIAKARNQQAQESEERRQSLRHPMIVETIQPLTELDKQLTEDLRGRNQDGEEVGLYDLKGKVVVFAQFYSRCSMCLGHNRIIMQDLHESLQGNPDVQFVTVTVDPEFDSPEKLKEMAELWGAKSDSWWMLNVPKDKLEPYCREQMWYVDFKENENATSIADGIMHDMGIAVIDPTSKMRAKVNLYELKVNEKEDEYQARKAQLLEVIENALKAKSTATN from the coding sequence ATGGAAAAACAGAACAAACAGATCGTCATGATTTACGCAGGGGTCGCTATGATTGCGGTCGCCCTCGTAGTCGGCTTTGCCTTCATTGCTAAAGCGCGTAATCAACAGGCTCAAGAAAGTGAAGAAAGGCGACAGTCTCTCCGTCATCCGATGATTGTGGAAACGATCCAGCCACTCACTGAACTGGACAAGCAATTGACTGAAGACCTGCGAGGTCGCAACCAAGATGGTGAAGAGGTAGGACTTTATGACCTCAAAGGTAAAGTCGTGGTGTTTGCCCAGTTTTATAGCCGTTGCAGCATGTGCTTGGGTCACAACAGGATCATCATGCAGGATCTGCATGAGTCATTGCAGGGGAATCCAGATGTGCAGTTCGTCACGGTGACTGTGGATCCGGAGTTTGATTCACCGGAGAAGCTCAAGGAAATGGCCGAACTCTGGGGTGCGAAGAGCGACAGCTGGTGGATGCTCAACGTTCCCAAGGATAAGCTTGAGCCATACTGCCGTGAGCAAATGTGGTACGTCGATTTCAAGGAGAACGAGAACGCTACAAGTATTGCTGATGGGATCATGCACGACATGGGAATCGCGGTGATTGATCCAACTTCCAAGATGCGAGCCAAGGTAAATCTCTATGAGTTGAAAGTGAACGAAAAGGAAGACGAGTACCAAGCCCGTAAGGCTCAGCTTCTCGAGGTCATCGAAAATGCTCTGAAGGCAAAATCAACAGCCACAAACTAA
- a CDS encoding NADPH-dependent assimilatory sulfite reductase hemoprotein subunit yields the protein MSEEKKLSANEYLKIESNYLRGTLAEELADTSTGGISEGAGQMIKFHGCYVQDDRDLRASRRQHKLEKAYSFLMRVRIPGGVVSPKQWLQMDWISENFANHTLKLTTRQAFQLHGVIKTQLKRTIQEMDKVALDCIAACGDVNRNVMCNPNPHLSETHAETVKLARDISEHLLPQGGAYHEIFLDQEKVISSEEVVEPIYGKTYLPRKFKIAIAVPPSNDVDIHANDLSFIAVQDENNKLLGYNVAVGGGMGMTHGVDATYPRLADIIGFVTPDKAVDVAEKVILVQRDFGDRTDRKHSRLKYTIDDRSADWFLKTLNEYLGYDLEPVREFEFTTNGDNFGWHEDERGMFHLNLFIQGGRVVDSPAFPIKTGLREIAKIHDGEFRLTANQNLAISNISPEKRPEIEKLLEEYKILKSHERSALRLHSIACVALPTCGLALAEAERYLPDVITELEEVVEECGLRHDAITIRMTGCPNGCGRPFLAEIGFVGRGPDKYNMYLGGGHAGHRLNKLYRESVPGSEIKNVLRPIIEDYAKSREEGEKFGDFVIRAGYVAATVNGKDFHKNVKTEVVAS from the coding sequence ATGAGCGAAGAGAAGAAATTATCCGCCAACGAGTACCTCAAGATTGAGAGTAATTATCTCCGCGGCACCCTGGCTGAAGAGCTTGCTGATACCTCCACCGGTGGTATCTCCGAAGGCGCTGGCCAAATGATCAAGTTCCACGGTTGCTACGTGCAAGACGACCGCGACCTGCGTGCCAGCCGCCGCCAGCACAAGCTTGAGAAAGCCTACAGTTTCCTGATGCGTGTACGTATCCCAGGTGGTGTGGTGTCTCCCAAGCAGTGGCTGCAAATGGACTGGATCTCTGAGAACTTTGCCAACCACACACTCAAGCTGACTACTCGTCAGGCATTCCAGCTGCACGGCGTAATCAAGACTCAGCTCAAGCGCACCATCCAGGAAATGGATAAGGTGGCTCTCGACTGTATCGCCGCTTGTGGTGACGTGAACCGTAACGTGATGTGCAACCCGAACCCACACCTCAGCGAAACACACGCTGAGACTGTGAAGCTGGCGCGTGACATCTCCGAGCATCTTCTCCCACAAGGTGGTGCTTACCACGAGATTTTCCTCGACCAGGAAAAGGTGATTTCCTCTGAAGAGGTGGTAGAGCCGATCTACGGTAAGACCTACCTTCCACGTAAATTCAAGATTGCGATCGCTGTTCCTCCGAGCAACGACGTCGATATCCACGCGAACGACCTGTCTTTCATCGCGGTTCAGGATGAGAACAACAAGCTTCTGGGCTACAACGTAGCTGTTGGTGGCGGCATGGGAATGACACACGGTGTGGATGCGACCTATCCACGTCTCGCAGACATCATCGGTTTCGTGACTCCAGACAAGGCCGTCGATGTGGCTGAGAAAGTGATTCTCGTGCAGCGTGACTTCGGTGACCGTACCGACCGTAAGCATTCCCGTCTGAAGTACACCATCGATGACCGCAGTGCTGACTGGTTCCTAAAGACACTCAACGAGTATCTTGGTTATGACCTTGAGCCAGTGCGTGAGTTTGAATTCACTACCAATGGCGACAACTTCGGCTGGCATGAAGACGAGCGTGGCATGTTCCACCTCAACCTCTTCATCCAAGGTGGCCGTGTGGTGGATAGCCCTGCTTTCCCGATCAAGACAGGTCTTCGTGAGATCGCTAAGATCCATGATGGTGAGTTCCGCCTTACGGCGAACCAGAACCTTGCCATCTCTAACATTTCTCCGGAGAAGCGCCCAGAGATCGAGAAGCTGCTTGAGGAATACAAGATCCTCAAGAGCCACGAGCGCAGTGCACTTCGTCTTCACTCCATCGCCTGTGTAGCCCTTCCGACATGTGGCCTCGCTCTCGCAGAAGCCGAGCGTTACTTGCCTGACGTGATCACCGAGTTGGAGGAAGTTGTCGAGGAATGTGGTCTTCGTCACGACGCGATCACCATCCGTATGACTGGCTGTCCTAACGGCTGTGGCCGTCCGTTCCTAGCGGAGATCGGCTTTGTAGGTCGTGGCCCAGACAAGTACAACATGTACCTGGGTGGTGGCCATGCAGGCCATCGCTTGAACAAGCTTTATCGTGAGTCCGTTCCGGGCTCTGAAATCAAAAACGTACTCAGACCAATCATCGAGGACTACGCCAAGTCTCGCGAAGAGGGTGAGAAGTTCGGTGACTTCGTGATCCGTGCCGGCTATGTGGCCGCTACAGTGAACGGCAAGGACTTCCACAAGAACGTGAAGACTGAAGTGGTAGCCTCCTAA
- a CDS encoding PEP-CTERM sorting domain-containing protein (PEP-CTERM proteins occur, often in large numbers, in the proteomes of bacteria that also encode an exosortase, a predicted intramembrane cysteine proteinase. The presence of a PEP-CTERM domain at a protein's C-terminus predicts cleavage within the sorting domain, followed by covalent anchoring to some some component of the (usually Gram-negative) cell surface. Many PEP-CTERM proteins exhibit an unusual sequence composition that includes large numbers of potential glycosylation sites. Expression of one such protein has been shown restore the ability of a bacterium to form floc, a type of biofilm.): MKNTLLTSITLLTATLSSQAATLVHFVDGTDADDLALTTNNAPVSADYSVSNLTANGFQTGSVITRTEFGAGNDIPGATGEWLFQRGAYTGGSANSDSDYYGFTVTNNSGTGLNLDAFSFDAISVTNDANQFIIAEFQLYYQIDGGGFSTIGSTFAAESPTGVTANVSEFSPKITPSIDLSGIGAVADGSTIEFRLSVHDNSGSQAKASFIQNIELTAVPEPSSTALIGLSGLSFLLRRRR, translated from the coding sequence ATGAAAAATACCCTTCTCACTTCAATCACCCTACTCACGGCTACACTGAGCTCTCAGGCAGCCACTCTAGTCCACTTCGTTGACGGCACTGACGCCGATGACCTGGCTCTAACCACGAACAATGCGCCAGTATCAGCTGACTACTCGGTATCCAATCTGACTGCTAACGGCTTTCAGACAGGATCAGTCATTACACGCACCGAATTTGGTGCAGGCAATGACATTCCCGGGGCCACCGGTGAATGGCTTTTCCAGCGAGGCGCCTATACAGGAGGTTCGGCCAACTCTGATTCTGACTACTATGGCTTCACAGTCACCAACAACTCAGGAACCGGTCTCAACCTGGACGCCTTCAGCTTTGATGCTATCAGCGTCACTAATGATGCCAATCAGTTCATCATCGCCGAATTCCAGCTCTACTATCAGATAGATGGAGGCGGGTTCAGCACCATCGGTTCAACATTTGCTGCGGAATCTCCGACTGGAGTGACCGCTAACGTTTCCGAATTCAGCCCTAAGATCACCCCTAGCATCGACCTGAGCGGGATTGGAGCAGTCGCAGATGGTTCCACCATTGAATTCAGACTCTCCGTGCATGACAACTCTGGCTCTCAAGCGAAAGCGAGCTTTATCCAGAACATTGAGCTAACAGCTGTTCCTGAGCCATCTTCCACTGCTCTCATTGGACTTTCCGGGCTCAGCTTCCTGCTGCGTAGGAGACGCTAA
- the cyoE gene encoding heme o synthase, whose product MSAGESKKVEKTETVSLQKDLMVLTKVKLNVFVLITTVFGYVLASKTFSEAGAFWKSFDFLTLFHTVLGTGAAAFGSAAFNQLMEIEQDRKMGRTANRPLPAERMSVTTAFAVGFVLSAFGVIHLGNMVNVGAAYLAAGTIALYVFIYTPMKRQSSANTLVGAVPGAIPPVIGWAAAGGNWYDPAAWYLFAFLFLWQMPHFVAINWFCREQYEEAGYVMWSNGDVSGKKTAKLALIFSILLTLLSPLALLPGIEFTGWLYGVGGTLAGVYMCWLSIDFGKKGDRPSSRKLFLYTLLYLPLVLGLLAISWN is encoded by the coding sequence ATGAGCGCTGGCGAGTCCAAGAAGGTTGAGAAAACCGAAACAGTTTCCCTGCAGAAGGATCTGATGGTCCTGACGAAGGTGAAATTGAATGTCTTCGTGCTGATTACCACGGTGTTTGGTTACGTGCTGGCGTCCAAGACCTTCAGTGAGGCAGGGGCCTTCTGGAAGTCCTTTGATTTTCTGACTCTGTTCCACACTGTGCTGGGAACAGGCGCGGCGGCTTTTGGCTCTGCGGCTTTCAACCAGCTGATGGAGATTGAGCAGGACCGCAAGATGGGGCGTACCGCGAACCGGCCACTCCCAGCAGAGCGCATGAGTGTGACGACGGCCTTTGCAGTAGGTTTCGTTCTCTCTGCTTTTGGTGTGATTCATCTGGGGAACATGGTCAATGTTGGTGCTGCTTATTTGGCGGCCGGTACGATTGCCCTCTATGTATTCATTTACACCCCGATGAAGCGACAGAGCTCTGCGAATACCTTGGTTGGTGCCGTGCCTGGTGCGATTCCTCCGGTCATTGGTTGGGCTGCGGCAGGTGGCAATTGGTATGATCCGGCTGCCTGGTATCTCTTTGCCTTTCTTTTCCTGTGGCAGATGCCGCACTTTGTCGCCATCAACTGGTTTTGCCGCGAGCAATACGAAGAAGCAGGCTACGTCATGTGGTCCAATGGTGATGTGAGCGGGAAGAAGACTGCGAAACTGGCATTGATTTTCAGTATCCTGCTGACCTTGCTGTCTCCTTTGGCTCTTTTACCTGGTATTGAGTTTACCGGCTGGCTTTATGGTGTCGGTGGTACCTTGGCTGGTGTCTACATGTGCTGGCTGAGCATCGATTTTGGTAAAAAGGGAGATCGCCCGAGTTCCCGGAAGTTGTTCCTCTATACGCTCTTGTACCTTCCTTTGGTGCTGGGATTGCTTGCCATTAGTTGGAACTAG
- the hisD gene encoding histidinol dehydrogenase — MKVLRFDDAGYSDFVSELDRQAMPGTDLYETVAAIVNEVKQRGNQAVFEYTSKFDKLDLTEETMFVSEAELAEAEAQVEDSVKEAVAASKRNVHSFAKLSMRQDWTSTNAEGAQVGERFVPYDRVGVYVPGGKAPLVSTALMTAAIGQAVGVKDILAATPAGPDGKVNPSLLYALKESGATQIIKVGGAQAIAAMALGTQTVKPVEKIFGPGNSFVVEAKRQLVGAVSIDLLPGPSEVLVIADDSANPAFVAADLLAQAEHGGDSVVGFATPSESLLEKVKVELEKQLAQLSRADYIRQVLDAGTFVLITKDLEEAVNICNVFAPEHLSLIVENEDAWLDKVKTAGAIYVGNYAAVAVGDFLAGPSHTLPTGGSGKSFSGIRADQFQRRTSIVRMDKASVQKSEKYVAEFARVEGLDAHGASVSIRANS; from the coding sequence ATGAAGGTTTTACGATTTGATGATGCTGGATACAGCGACTTTGTCAGTGAGCTGGATCGTCAGGCGATGCCAGGCACAGATCTCTACGAGACTGTGGCTGCCATCGTGAATGAGGTGAAGCAACGCGGCAATCAGGCGGTGTTTGAGTACACCTCCAAGTTTGATAAGCTCGACCTCACTGAAGAAACCATGTTTGTGAGCGAGGCTGAACTAGCTGAGGCAGAGGCTCAGGTAGAAGACTCCGTGAAGGAGGCGGTTGCTGCCAGCAAGCGCAATGTGCATTCCTTTGCCAAGCTGAGCATGCGTCAGGACTGGACGTCCACCAATGCTGAGGGGGCTCAGGTCGGGGAGCGCTTTGTTCCTTATGACCGAGTTGGTGTATACGTCCCCGGAGGTAAGGCTCCGCTCGTATCCACAGCATTGATGACGGCTGCTATCGGTCAGGCTGTTGGAGTGAAGGATATTCTGGCAGCGACTCCTGCGGGTCCAGATGGGAAAGTGAATCCTTCCTTGCTCTACGCGCTTAAGGAAAGTGGAGCGACCCAGATTATCAAGGTAGGAGGTGCTCAAGCAATCGCAGCCATGGCTCTGGGTACCCAGACGGTGAAGCCGGTGGAGAAAATTTTTGGACCGGGCAACAGCTTTGTGGTGGAAGCCAAGCGTCAGCTGGTTGGGGCTGTTTCCATCGATCTCTTGCCGGGACCGAGTGAAGTTCTGGTGATTGCTGATGACTCTGCGAATCCGGCATTTGTGGCTGCGGATCTATTGGCGCAAGCCGAGCACGGTGGAGACAGTGTCGTCGGTTTTGCAACGCCATCTGAATCCTTGCTGGAGAAGGTCAAGGTCGAGCTGGAGAAGCAATTGGCTCAGCTTAGTCGTGCAGATTACATCCGTCAGGTACTCGATGCGGGAACCTTCGTGCTGATCACCAAGGATCTGGAGGAAGCGGTGAACATCTGCAACGTCTTCGCTCCTGAGCACCTTTCTCTCATTGTCGAGAACGAGGATGCTTGGTTAGACAAAGTAAAGACTGCTGGCGCGATCTATGTGGGTAACTACGCTGCTGTAGCAGTCGGTGATTTCCTCGCCGGGCCTAGTCACACTCTGCCTACAGGCGGCAGTGGCAAGTCCTTCTCAGGGATTCGTGCCGACCAGTTCCAGCGCCGTACCAGTATTGTGCGTATGGACAAAGCATCCGTGCAGAAGTCTGAGAAATACGTGGCAGAGTTTGCTCGAGTCGAAGGCCTGGATGCTCACGGCGCCTCCGTTTCCATTCGCGCGAATAGCTAG